The genomic stretch ACCTGTCCGCGCGGGCCGGGGAGCGGTTGGTGTCCTCGCCCGGCGTGCTGTCCGAGGCCACCGGCACCGACGTGACACGGGTGAGCGAGCTGTACGCGTCCGCGCGGCGGGACGTCGCGGTACGGGTGCCGGACCCGCGGTTCACCGGCGACCAGGCCCCCGGGGCGGACTGGGTGGCGACCTTCGGCGCGCTGCGTCCGTGGGACCGCGCGATGGTGTCGTGGAACCCGCCGGTGTACGTCGCGTTCGTGGCGAACCACGCGGTCCAGCAGGGCTACCCGGTCGACATCGCGTCCAACGACGTCGGACACCGCTTCCTGCGCAACGTCCGGCACGTGCGCACCTTCCTCACCGACGCGGCGCTGGACCTGGTGGTCTACTCCCCCGGCCTGCGGGCCGCGATCGCGATGCACCGCGAGCTGCTGTCCGGACTGAGGCTGGACCGGCACTCACCGTCGACCGCCCGGCGCCCGGGGCGCCTGGTGCTTACCTATCGGGACGGGTCGACGCGGACCGTGCGCTACCCGCGCTACGCCTCCAGTGGACACGCGGTCGCGCTGGGCCAGCCGGGAGCGCTGATGCGTGACGTGGCGGGCTGGCTCGGGCCGCTGGCGCGCTGAGGCCGGTACGTGGCTAGCGTGGGGCCATGGCCGTGACGCACGACGTCGTCAACCAGGTCCCGCCCCGCGAGGGGCACGACGTATTCGGCGCCGACGATGCGCTGGTCGAGGCGGTGGTGCGCCACGGCGGCCACGCCCACCTCGGGCGGCTCTCGGGCCTCGGGGTGCTGGCGGGGACGCCGGAGGCGCGCGCGTGGGGCGAGGACGCCAACGAGCACGTGCCCGTGCTGCGCACCCACGACCGCTTCGGCCACCGGGTCGACGAGGTGACGTTCCACCCGTCGTGGCACGAGCTGATGACCGTGGCCGTGGCCCAGGGGCTGAACGCGGCGCCGTGGACGTCGACCGAGCCCGCGCCGCACGTCGCCCGGGCCGCCGGCTTCATGGTGTGGTCGCAGGTGGAGGCGGGCCACGGCTGCCCCATGTCGATGACGTACGCCTCGGTCCCGGCGCTGCGGGTGTCGCCCGACGTGGCTGCCGACTGGGTGTCGGGGCTGGCGTCGACGTCGTACGACTTCGGGCTGCGCCCCGCCGCCGGCAAGGCCGGCCTGGTCGCCGGGATGGCGATGACGGAGAAGCAGGGCGGCTCCGACGTACGCACGAACAGCACCGTGGCGACACCGGTGGCCGGGGACGAGTACCTGCTCACCGGGCACAAGTGGTTCTGCTCCGCGCCGATGTCCGACGTGTTCCTCGTGCTGGCCCAGGCACCCGGTGGTCTCACCTGCTTCGTGGTGCCGCGGGTGCTGCCGGACGGCACCCGCAACGTGTTCCGCCTGCAGCGGCTGAAGAACAAGCTCGGCAACCGGTCCAATGCCTCAGCCGAGATCGAGTTCGAGGGCACCCTGGCCCGGCGGCTCGGCGACGAGGGCCGCGGCGTGCGGACGATCGTCGAGATGGTGTCGGCGACCCGGCTGGACTGCGTGCTGGGCAGCACGGCGCTGATGCGGGTGGCCACCTCGGAGGCGGTGTGGCACGCCACCCACCGGTCCGCGTTCGGCGCCGTGCTGGTGGACCAGCCGCTGATGCGCGGGGTGCTGGCCGACCTGGCCCTGGAGGTCGAGGCGGCCACGGCCCTGGGCATCCGGCTGGCTGCCGCGGTGGACGCCGCGGAGGCCGGTGACGAGCAGGAGCGTCTGCTGCGGCGCATCGCGCTGCCTGCGTCGAAGTACTGGGTCACGAAGCGCGCCGAGATGCTCACCGGCGAGGCGCTGGAGTGCCTGGGCGGCAACGGGTACGTGGAGGACTCCGGGCTGCCGCGGATCTACCGGGAGGCGCCGGTCAACTCGGTCTGGGAGGGCTCGGGCAACGTCAACGCGCTGGACCTGCTGCGGGCGCTGTCCCGGGAGCCGGGGACGCTGGACGCACTGCTGGCTGAGCTCGGGACGGCGCGGGGGGCCGATCCTCGGTACGACGCCGCGGTCACCGACCTGCTGGACTCGCTGGCCGACGCCAGCGAGGTGGAGCGCCGGGCCCGTCGGCTGGCCGAGCGGGTGGCGGTGCTGCTGCAGGCGTCGCTGCTGCTGCGGTACGCCCCGGACCCGGTGGCCGACGCGTTCGTGGCCACCCGGGTCGACGGGGACAGCGGGGCCACCTTCGGCACGCTGCCCCGGGGCGTGGACCTCGACCTGCTGGTCGCGCGCGCCGACCCGGCCATCCCCGCCACGGCGCTCGCGTCGTCCCCCGGCGTCCACCCCTAGGACTCCCTCACTGGTGGAACCTTCCGCCGCTCCCAGGCGCCTCGGGCCCGGTCGTACGTTCCCCAGGTGGTGACGCACGAGGCGTACGGGGCGTCCGGGAGTCCGGGGTCCGTGGGGCGCGTACGCACGCGCGGGTGGAGGCCCGCACGTACTGGTGGAACGTTCCGCCGCCCGCGGACGCCAGGAACCCGGTCGTGCGTTCCCCTCGTGGTGACGTGAGGGGCATGGGGGATCCCTGGTGTCAGCGGGCACCCTGGGACTCACCTCGACGCGCGCCTCAGCGCGCGTCAACCACGACTGTGACGTTCTGCAGGGACACGCCGGCGTGTCTCGGCAGGACGTCACCATGGCGGTGACGGGCGGGGCGGGTGTGATCCGCGGGAGTGATCCGCGTGGCGGGCGCCGCGCCGAGGCCCGTCCCGGCGCTGCGGGTCTGGCAGGCTGCGCCCATGGAGATCACCGGCTTCTTCACCGCGATCGGCATCGGCGTCATCGTCGGGCTGCTCGGCCGCATGCTGGTCCGCAGCTACGCCCCCGTCGGCTGCATCATGACGATCATCCTCGGCATCATCGCCGCGGCCGTGGGCTGGTGGCTCGGGGAGGGCGTGTTCGGCTGGCAGAGCTTCTGGCTGACGTTCCTGCTCCAGGTGGTGCTGTCGGCCGTGATCATCGGCATCTTCATCGCGGCCACCGGCAGACGCACCGAGGTCTGACGCGCAGCGCACGCGCGGAGCGGCTCAGGCCTCGCCGCGGGCGGCCAGCCCGCCGCCCTCACGGGCCAGCGCGACCAGCCGGGACAGCGCCCGGTAGTACTTCTTCCGGTAGCCGCCGCGCAGCATCTCCGCGGAGAACAGCCGGTCCAGGGGTACGCCGCTGGCCACGACCGGCACGTCCCGGTCGTACAGCCGGTCGGCGAGCACGACCAGCCGCAGCGCCTCGGCCTGGTCGGTGACGGTGCGCACGTCCCGCAGGAAGACCGCGTCCACGCCGTCCAGCAGGGCCCCGTAGCGCGACGGGTGCACCCGGGACAGGTGGACCACCAGGTCAGCGAAGTCGTCCAGCGTCGACGCGGGGGTCGCGTCCGCGCGCCGCTCCAACACGTCGACGTCCACCGGCCGCGGCGCGTCCGGCACGCCACGGTGCCGGTAGTCCTCGCCGTCGATGCGCAGCACGTCGAAGTGCGCCGACAGCCCCTGGATCTCACGCAGGAAGTCCTCCGCGGCGAAGCGGCCCTCCCCCAGCCGGTCCGGCAGCGTGTTGGACGTCGCCGCCAGGGCAACCCCGCGCTCGACCAGGCGGGCCAGCAGGGTGGACATCAGCACCGTGTCGCCGGGGTCGTCGAGCTCGAACTCGTCGATGCACACCAGCCGCATCGAGGCCAGCGCCTCCACGGCGGCCTGGAAGCCCAGGGCGCCGACGAGGTGCGTGTATCCCACGAAGGTGCCGAATGCCTTCGGCCCCGGAGCCACGTGCCACAGCGAGGCCAGCAGGTGCGTCTTCCCGACGCCGAACCCGCCGTCGAGGTAGACCCCCGCCCGCCCCTCCGGAGGGGCGGCGCGCCGGAACCAACGGCGCCGCTCGGCGCTGCCGGCCCCGGCCGCGAGCCGGTTGGCGAACGCCCGCAGTCCCGCGACCGCGGCCGCCTGCGTGGGCTGCGCGGGATCCGGGAGGTACGTCTCGAAGCGCACCGAGTCGAACCGCGGCGGCGGCACGAACTCGCCGATCAGTCGGTCCCGGTCGACCCGCGGATCACGGTCGACGAGACGGGCGGGCACGGACGGCAGCCTACGAGGCGTGGCACGATCACCCGCGTGCGGATGCTGCTGCCCGAGACCGGCGCGGACCTGACCGACGAGGCGATCGTCGCGGCGTACGCCTGGCCGCAGGACGCCTGGCCGCAGGACGCCGGGACCCCGGTCGCCGCGGACGGCGCCTGGCTGCGCTGCAACATGGTGTCCTCCGTCGACGGCGCGGCCCGGGGTCCGGACGGGCTGAGTGGGCCGCTGAACAACGCCGCGGACATGCGGGTGTTCGGCCTGCTCCGCGGCCGTGCCGACGCGATCCTCGTCGGCGCCCAGACCGTCCGGGCGGAGGGCTACCGCAGTGCCCGCCCCAAGGCCGCCTTCGCCGACGCACGGCGCACCGCCGGCCAGCGCCCAGCACCGGTCATGGCCCTCGTCAGCAGGTCGCTGGACCTGGACACCGGGGCGGCGATGTTCGCCGACCCGGCCGAGCGCCCGATCGTCCTGACCACGCAGTCAGCAGATCCCGGACGGCGGGCCGCGCTGGAGCGCGTGGCCGACGTCGTCATGTGCGGTGACACCTCCGTCGACCCGGGTCTCGCGCGTGCCGCCCTCGTCGCTCGCGGGCTCACGCGCATCCACAGCGAGGGCGGACCCACCCTGCTGGCTGGGCTGGCGGCGGCCGGCCAGCTCGACGAGCTGTGCCTGACCGTCACCCCGGTGCTGGCCGGCGGTGCCTACCCAGACCTGGCCGACGTGTCCCGCATCCTGCACGGGGTCCCGCTCCCGGACCCGCCGCGCGCGTTGCGGATCGGGCACCTGCTCGAGGACGACGGGACGCTGTTCCTGCGCTACCGGGTGACCGCATGACGCTGCGGCTTCCGGTGCTGCCCCCGGTCTCCCCCATGCTGGCCAAGCCGACCGGTGCCCGCGTTCCGGCGCCGGACTCGGTCGCCGGCGGCCTGGCGTACGAGCCCAAGTGGGACGGTTTCCGCTGCGTGCTCTTCCGTGACGGCGACGACGTCGTCGTCCAGGGCCGAAGCGGGGACGACCTCGCGTACGCGTTCCCCGAGATGGTCGACGCCGCCCGGCGCCTCTTGCCCGAGCGGGTCGTGCTCGACGGGGAACTGGTCGTAGTGGTCGACGACCGGCTGTCGTTCGAGTCCCTCACGAAGCGGATCCGCCCGCGCAAGGAGGCCGGCGGCTGGAAGATCGCCGAGCTCGCCGAGCAGTGGCCCACGTCGTACGTCGCCTTCGACCTGCTGGCGGACGACGACACGGACCTCCGCGAGCGGGCCTACGCGGACCGACGCGACCGGCTGGAGCAGCTCCTGCACACAGTCCCCGCGCCCTTCCACCTGACCCCGGTCACCCGCGACCCTGACGAAGCCCGCCGCTGGTTCGAGGTGTTCGAGGGCGCCGGGCTCGACGGCGTGATCGCCAAGCCGCTCGCGGACCCGTACCGCGAAGGCGTCCGCGCGCTGCTCAAGGTCAAGCACGCGCGGACCGCCGACGTCGTGGTCGCCGGCTGGCGGGCGCACAAGCAGCCCGGACCGGACGGGCAGCCCGTGGTCGGCTCGCTCCTGCTGGGTCTGTACGACGACGCCGGCCGGCTGCACCACGTAGGGGTCGCCTCGTCGTTCACCGCAGCCAGGCGTGCTGATCTCGTGGACGAACTGGCCGCGTACGCGCTCGACGACCTGTCGGAGCACCCGTGGTCGGAGTGGGCCGACGCTCAGGCCCATGCCTCGGGTCGCATGCCGGGTGCGGTGTCCCGCTGGACCGGCGGCAAGGACCTGTCCTGGACGCCCCTGCGCCCCGATCTGGTGGCCGAGGTGGGGTACGACCACCTGGAGGGCGACCGCTTCCGCCATGTGGCGCAGTGGAAACGGTGGCGCCCCGACCGCGACCCGCTCTCCTGCACCTATGACCAACTGGAGCGCCCGGTGCGTTTCGACCTCGCATCGATCCTCGGCGACACCTGACCGACCAGCCCGGCGTGCGGACGGTGCCACAGCCTCCACCCGCCCGTGCCAACAGCCCGGAGTGACGGTCGGGTTCGGGACCTTGGTCCCCACTTCGCCGGATCCGGTATCCCTGGCAGCGGCTCGGGCGTCCTCCTCGCAGACGACGCCACCCGCACCCGCGGGGGCACGAGCTCCCGAGGAGGAGTCATGACGAAGAACGAGGGAACCATCGACCGCGCGATCCGGGTCGTCATCGCGATCGCGGCCGTGGTGGGCGCGTGGCTGGTCGGCTTCGGCTCGGTCTGGGCGTGGGTGCTGCTGGCCGTGGCCGCGGTCATGCTGGTGACCGCCGCCGTGGGCTTCTGCCCGCTGTACCGGCTGGTGGGCCTGAGCACCTGCCCCGCCCCGAACCGGTCCGCCGCGTCCCGGTCGAAGGTGGCCGCCTGACCGCGCGCCGTCCCGCCCGGTCGAGACTGGACCCATGACCCACGGTCCGTTCGAGGCCACTGGGGACCTCGCCTCCCGACTGGAGGCCGAGGTCCCCCGGCTGTCGCGATTCGCCCGCTCCCTCGTCCGCGACCCGAGCGCCGCGGAGGACCTGGTGCAGGAGGCGCTGACCCGGGCGTGGGAGCGCCGTGACTCCCTCGACGACGTCCGGGACCTCGGCGCCTGGCTGCGCCGGGTGGTGCACAACCTGGCCGTCGACCGGGCCCGGCGCACCCGCGAGTTCACCGTCGACGAGGTCGAGGAGCGCTGGATGCGCGACGAGTACACGGTGGACACCGCCGCGGTCGTCGAGCGGGCCGAGACCCGCGCGGAGGTCGAGGACGCGCTGGTACGGCTGCCGTTCATCTACCGCACGGCCGTGGTGCTCCACGACGCGGAGGGCATGACGGTGGCGGAGGTCGCCGACGTCACCGGGGTCGAGCTGCCCGCCGCGAAGCAGCGACTGCGGCGGGGCCGGATGATGCTGGTCACCGCCCTGGCCGACGGGCACGAGCGCCGGATCGCCACCCAGGGCGTCCCGCTGCGCTGCTGGGACGCGCGCCGCTGGGTGTCGGACTACCTCGACGGCGACGTGACCCCCGACGTCGCCCGGCAGCTCGAGCGGCACCTGGCCTCCTGCCCGACCTGTCCGCCGCTGTACGCCGCACTCGTCGGCGTCCGTGACGGCATGTCGCGCACCCGGGACCCGGACTCCGTCATCGAACCGGGGACTGCGGAGCGGTTGCGCACCCGGGGACTCGGGACCGGCTGAGCCCAAGCTGCGACAGGCGCTAGCGCGCGAGGTGCCCGTAGGCCGCGGCGGCGCTGTTGGTCGGCACCAGCGCCGAGCAGCCCACCGCGTTCCACCTCGGGTCGATCTTCTTCACCCCGGAGGTCGCGATCTTCGCCGACGAGGCGGCGTTGACCCGCACGGGATTCGGGTAGGAGTAGATCGCCGAGTCGGTCACGCTGTTGCCCCGGCCGCTGAGGGAGTACCCCTTCACGCCGGCGTCGAACCCGCCCCACTGTGCGGTGTTCAACGGCATGCGCAGCCCGATCAGGTTGCGCGTCATGCTCACCTCGGTCGTCTTCAGCCCGACGGTGATACCCGCCGCCGCCTTGGCCAGGGTGTTGTAGCGGATCGAGACCTCGTGCGGGGACGCGGAGGACGCGTTGCCGGCCGCCTTGATGTTGGCGCCGTTGGGCGCGCCGAAGATGACGTTGCGCTCCACCACGCCGGGCCCCGATGAGACTCCCGGCATCAGGTAGAGGTTGTGGTCGTTGCCTTTCGTCCGCGACCCCGGCTTGACGTCGTGGATGCAGTTGCCCGCGATCAGGTAGTTGCGGGGAGGCTCCAGCGTGCCGGTGACCATCACGTTGGAGACCGACCGCGACCCGTACACCTCGTTGTTGACGAACCGCCAGCCCGTCCCACCGTTGAACTTCACCAGGAACGCCGGCATCGACCGGGAGAGGTTGTCCGTGATGGTCAGGCCGGTGACCGTCCAGTAGTCGGCCCGATCCAGCTGCAGCGTCCCGACCAGGGTCACCTTGGCACCCGGCTCGGCCTGCAGCGTGATCGGTCGCGCGGCAGTCCCCCGACGTGCACCCCAGCCGGCCGCCTCGACGTACGTGCCCTCGAGCACCACGATCGTGTCGCCGGGCTGGGCCTGGCGGATCGCCCAGTAGATGGACTTCCAGGGAGTCTCGCGGGTGTTGACCTTGTCCGGGTTCCAGCGGGGGTCATAGTCCTCGCCGTTCGGGCCGACCCACTGGATCCGACCGCCATTGTCGGCGATGTCCACCGCGGTGAGCCGGTAGGCCGTGCCGGCCACGGAGGGCGCCGAGGCGGTCGCTGGGGGCGCCTGGAGCAGCGCGCCGGCGGCGAGTACCAGCACCGACAGGACGGGGGCGACGAACCCCATCCCCACGGTGCGGGCGGTCCCGCGGCTCGACATCACGGCTCCCCTCGGTTTTCGGTCCGACACCCGCTTCATCGGCATCCGGACACGCCGTCTTGCGCCCGCGGCCGACCGTTGGCCGGAATCACCCGATCGGAGCAAGACCCCCACTCAACGTGAGGGCCTGCTAAGGGCAGGGTTGCGAGAGTCCTAGGAGCAGGCGAGGTCGGACCCGGACGGGACCGCGCACGCTTGCACGTTCCAGACCGCGACCGTCGTCTTCGACAGCGGCATGTAGAGCCGGTGGTACCGGGTCTGGCCCGCCTCGTCGGCGTCGAGCTCCAGCACCACGGTCGTCAGCCACGGCTGCTTGCGCGGGCACGAGGACGACCTCTTCGCGGTGAACCAGGTGTTGGTGTACTGGCCGACCCAGCGACCCTTCACGAACCGCTGCACGACGCTCTTCTTCGGCGGCTTCCGCTTGAGGCAGGTCGTGCGGCTCGTGGTGCCGACGTCGGTGAACTCGGTGCCGGTGCAGGTCCGGCCGGCCTAGGCCGTGCCGAGCCAAGTGCACCCGACATGCGGCTCGCTGGCCCGGGCCGCTGCCGACGGAGCCGCCGCCGCGACGCCAGAAGGTCACCCTCCGTTTACATGGCGTGACCCACGAGGTTGACGGGGTGGTAGTGCGACATGTGAATACTCAACGTGGTGTCACAGGGACGGAACGTCACGACACGCGGGGGTCGCCTGCTGGGGGCGGCCTCCCGCCATGTAAGAATGCCCGCGATCGCCCCGTCCGACCCCGACGCGTGCTTACCCCCCAGTGGCATGCAGACCCCCGGGTACGGACGGGGCGATCGCCGTACCCCACGGGCGGGTCCGGGACACCGCCGACAGGCCCCCGAAGACCGCCCCGTCCGTCCTCGTTCGCGCGAGTCCGGGAGAGTCAGACCAGACGCCGCCGGAGTGGCGCCAGCAGCGGCTGCACGTCCGGTCGCGCCTCGAGCGTCTGCAGGCAGGCGATCACCACGTCCTGCTCCTGCTCGTCGACGAAGAACAGCTGCTGACGCAGCTTCGCCTCGAGCTGCGCGTCGGTGAGCGGATCGCCGGGGTCGCCGACCGGACGGTCCCTGCGTGCCTCGACGGTGGCGCCGTCCGACAGCGTCACCGTGATCGCGCACGGGGCCCCCTGCGGGTACCCGGCGTCCATCTCGTCGTCCACCACGACCCGGACCTTCCCCATCAGCGACTGCAGTGTGGGGTCGGAGCTGCAGGGCTTGTCGAAGTCCTCGTAGGCGACCCGGCCGAGCAGCGCGGTCGCGACGCAGTACGGGATCGAGTGGGTACGTCCCGCCCGGCTGGTCGGATGGGCAGCCGCGGCGGTGGCGCCGTTGCGGGCGGCCACCTGGTAGGTGCGCACCTCGACGTCCGTGAT from Candidatus Nanopelagicales bacterium encodes the following:
- a CDS encoding acyl-CoA dehydrogenase family protein gives rise to the protein MAVTHDVVNQVPPREGHDVFGADDALVEAVVRHGGHAHLGRLSGLGVLAGTPEARAWGEDANEHVPVLRTHDRFGHRVDEVTFHPSWHELMTVAVAQGLNAAPWTSTEPAPHVARAAGFMVWSQVEAGHGCPMSMTYASVPALRVSPDVAADWVSGLASTSYDFGLRPAAGKAGLVAGMAMTEKQGGSDVRTNSTVATPVAGDEYLLTGHKWFCSAPMSDVFLVLAQAPGGLTCFVVPRVLPDGTRNVFRLQRLKNKLGNRSNASAEIEFEGTLARRLGDEGRGVRTIVEMVSATRLDCVLGSTALMRVATSEAVWHATHRSAFGAVLVDQPLMRGVLADLALEVEAATALGIRLAAAVDAAEAGDEQERLLRRIALPASKYWVTKRAEMLTGEALECLGGNGYVEDSGLPRIYREAPVNSVWEGSGNVNALDLLRALSREPGTLDALLAELGTARGADPRYDAAVTDLLDSLADASEVERRARRLAERVAVLLQASLLLRYAPDPVADAFVATRVDGDSGATFGTLPRGVDLDLLVARADPAIPATALASSPGVHP
- the zapE gene encoding cell division protein ZapE, which encodes MPARLVDRDPRVDRDRLIGEFVPPPRFDSVRFETYLPDPAQPTQAAAVAGLRAFANRLAAGAGSAERRRWFRRAAPPEGRAGVYLDGGFGVGKTHLLASLWHVAPGPKAFGTFVGYTHLVGALGFQAAVEALASMRLVCIDEFELDDPGDTVLMSTLLARLVERGVALAATSNTLPDRLGEGRFAAEDFLREIQGLSAHFDVLRIDGEDYRHRGVPDAPRPVDVDVLERRADATPASTLDDFADLVVHLSRVHPSRYGALLDGVDAVFLRDVRTVTDQAEALRLVVLADRLYDRDVPVVASGVPLDRLFSAEMLRGGYRKKYYRALSRLVALAREGGGLAARGEA
- a CDS encoding pyrimidine reductase family protein, which produces MLLPETGADLTDEAIVAAYAWPQDAWPQDAGTPVAADGAWLRCNMVSSVDGAARGPDGLSGPLNNAADMRVFGLLRGRADAILVGAQTVRAEGYRSARPKAAFADARRTAGQRPAPVMALVSRSLDLDTGAAMFADPAERPIVLTTQSADPGRRAALERVADVVMCGDTSVDPGLARAALVARGLTRIHSEGGPTLLAGLAAAGQLDELCLTVTPVLAGGAYPDLADVSRILHGVPLPDPPRALRIGHLLEDDGTLFLRYRVTA
- a CDS encoding ATP-dependent DNA ligase, which gives rise to MTLRLPVLPPVSPMLAKPTGARVPAPDSVAGGLAYEPKWDGFRCVLFRDGDDVVVQGRSGDDLAYAFPEMVDAARRLLPERVVLDGELVVVVDDRLSFESLTKRIRPRKEAGGWKIAELAEQWPTSYVAFDLLADDDTDLRERAYADRRDRLEQLLHTVPAPFHLTPVTRDPDEARRWFEVFEGAGLDGVIAKPLADPYREGVRALLKVKHARTADVVVAGWRAHKQPGPDGQPVVGSLLLGLYDDAGRLHHVGVASSFTAARRADLVDELAAYALDDLSEHPWSEWADAQAHASGRMPGAVSRWTGGKDLSWTPLRPDLVAEVGYDHLEGDRFRHVAQWKRWRPDRDPLSCTYDQLERPVRFDLASILGDT
- a CDS encoding DUF2892 domain-containing protein, which encodes MTKNEGTIDRAIRVVIAIAAVVGAWLVGFGSVWAWVLLAVAAVMLVTAAVGFCPLYRLVGLSTCPAPNRSAASRSKVAA
- a CDS encoding sigma-70 family RNA polymerase sigma factor, which gives rise to MTHGPFEATGDLASRLEAEVPRLSRFARSLVRDPSAAEDLVQEALTRAWERRDSLDDVRDLGAWLRRVVHNLAVDRARRTREFTVDEVEERWMRDEYTVDTAAVVERAETRAEVEDALVRLPFIYRTAVVLHDAEGMTVAEVADVTGVELPAAKQRLRRGRMMLVTALADGHERRIATQGVPLRCWDARRWVSDYLDGDVTPDVARQLERHLASCPTCPPLYAALVGVRDGMSRTRDPDSVIEPGTAERLRTRGLGTG
- a CDS encoding chondroitinase-B domain-containing protein; this encodes MSSRGTARTVGMGFVAPVLSVLVLAAGALLQAPPATASAPSVAGTAYRLTAVDIADNGGRIQWVGPNGEDYDPRWNPDKVNTRETPWKSIYWAIRQAQPGDTIVVLEGTYVEAAGWGARRGTAARPITLQAEPGAKVTLVGTLQLDRADYWTVTGLTITDNLSRSMPAFLVKFNGGTGWRFVNNEVYGSRSVSNVMVTGTLEPPRNYLIAGNCIHDVKPGSRTKGNDHNLYLMPGVSSGPGVVERNVIFGAPNGANIKAAGNASSASPHEVSIRYNTLAKAAAGITVGLKTTEVSMTRNLIGLRMPLNTAQWGGFDAGVKGYSLSGRGNSVTDSAIYSYPNPVRVNAASSAKIATSGVKKIDPRWNAVGCSALVPTNSAAAAYGHLAR